A genomic segment from Glycine soja cultivar W05 chromosome 18, ASM419377v2, whole genome shotgun sequence encodes:
- the LOC114395903 gene encoding transcription repressor OFP2-like — protein sequence MGNYRFRLSDMIPNAWFYKLKDMGKTRKQTPTTHSRKKKQPSPASTQKASKPKQPHQYNLRKSYYFTRELTPNDRIYSSPTPTNNQNAKYTNSLEPPRKSSKQRLKKRTSRTSSPKLVVVSNNNNSSSPNDSSTESEYPDPEFRTDRVLPTESFDETVPWANSCACRVHSNAKDIIIDVDNNSIARKDGKLEGYEYECDSFSDLVLPPIVTKPAIFNDLLSDVKKKETKPRSKMAAHEEPNLNKGPLRVKIVKEDTSSMKEHKNTYGRRFSVSSPGVRLRMNSPRIASRRIQAHGRRSVSSAPRRSLSDSFAVVKSSLNPQRDFRESMVEMIVQNNIRTSKDLEDLLACYLSLNSDEYHDLIIKVFKQIWFDLTDNN from the coding sequence ATGGGTAACTACAGGTTCAGATTATCAGATATGATCCCCAATGCCTGGTTTTACAAACTCAAGGACATGGGAAAAACAAGAAAGCAAACCCCAACAACTCATTCCAGGAAGAAAAAGCAACCTTCACCAGCCTCAACCCAAAAAGCATCAAAACCAAAGCAACCACACCAATACAATCTCAGAAAGTCTTACTATTTCACAAGGGAGCTTACCCCAAATGATAGAATCTACTCCTCACCAACACCAACAAATAACCAAAATGCCAAATACACCAATTCCCTTGAACCCCCCAGAAAATCATCCAAACAAAGACTCAAGAAAAGAACTTCAAGGACTTCTTCTCCTAAGCTTGTTGTTGTCTCTAACAATAACAACTCCTCATCACCAAATGATAGCTCCACTGAATCAGAGTACCCTGACCCAGAATTCAGAACAGACCGTGTTCTTCCAACTGAATCATTCGATGAAACGGTTCCTTGGGCCAACTCTTGTGCCTGCAGGGTACACTCCAACGCCAAGGACATCATCATTGATGTTGACAACAATTCCATAGCCAGAAAAGATGGTAAGCTAGAAGGGTATGAGTATGAATGTGATTCCTTCTCAGACCTTGTGCTTCCACCAATTGTGACCAAGCCTGCAATATTCAATGACTTGCTCAGTGATGTCAAGAAGAAAGAAACCAAACCAAGAAGCAAAATGGCTGCACATGAAGAGCCAAACCTGAATAAGGGGCCTCTGAGAGTTAAAATTGTGAAGGAAGACACTTCATCAATGAAGGAACATAAGAACACCTACGGAAGGAGATTCTCTGTGAGCTCTCCGGGAGTGAGGCTTAGAATGAACTCGCCGCGAATTGCGAGCCGGAGAATTCAGGCACATGGCCGGAGAAGCGTGTCCTCGGCCCCCCGGAGAAGCCTCTCGGATAGCTTTGCAGTTGTGAAGTCATCACTGAATCCACAGAGGGATTTCAGAGAATCAATGGTGGAGATGATTGTGCAGAACAACATAAGGACATCAAAGGATTTGGAGGATCTTCTTGCTTGCTACCTTTCTTTGAATTCAGATGAGTATCACGATCTCATTATCAAAGTGTTCAAGCAAATATGGTTTGATTTAACTGATAATAACTAG
- the LOC114397582 gene encoding ataxin-10-like, whose protein sequence is MGGDTAFLEHPISEDTLQLLFEASNSSNMEKSLEILIQNAKSDSGRLELASKRILPAVLNIVHSLTHASHHHHHQHNHILCLSFKLLRNLCAGEAANQDSFLELDGVAVVCSVLRSEAACSGPDHGLVRWGLQVLANVSLAGKQHQCAIWEELYLDGFVSLARLHTKETCDPLCMVIYTCCDGNPEWFKRLSSEDGWFVMAEIVRTASSASFGEDWLKLLLSRICLEESQLPVLFSKLQFADVPKVEVAESKDDHFSFEQAFLLRILSEILNERHKDVTVSKDVALFVFGIFKNSIGVLEHATRGKSGLPSGFVGVDVLGYSLTILRDICAQDGVRGNTEDSNDVVDALLSYGLIELLLYLLEALEPPAIIRRGLKQCENQDGASCSFKPCPYKGFRRDIVALIGNCVYRRKHAQDEIRHRNGILLLLQQCVTDEDNPFLREWGIWSVRNMLEGNDENQKVVAELEIQGSADVPEITSLGLRVEVDQRTRRAKLVNIP, encoded by the exons ATGGGTGGTGATACAGCATTTTTGGAGCACCCCATATCAGAAGATACACTTCAGTTACTCTTTGAAGCCTCCAACTCTTCTAACATGGAAAAGTCCTTAGAGATTCTCATTCAGAATGCCAAATCTGATTCTGGGCGTTTGGAACTAGCTTCTAAAAGGATTCTCCCTGCAGTACTTAATATAgttcactcactcactcatgCTTCacatcaccatcaccatcaGCATAATCATATTCTTTGTTTGTCTTTCAAGCTCCTCAGAAACTTGTGTGCTGGAGAAGCTGCAAACCAGGACTCATTTCTTGAGCTTGATGGGGTGGCGGTTGTTTGTAGTGTTCTGAGGTCAGAGGCTGCTTGTTCAGGCCCTGATCATGGATTGGTTCGGTGGGGTCTGCAGGTTCTGGCAAATGTTTCTTTGGCGGGAAAACAGCATCAATGTGCTATTTGGGAAGAGCTCTATCTGGATGGGTTTGTATCACTTGCTAGACTTCACACCAAGGAGACTTGTGACCCGTTGTGTATGGTGATTTATACATGTTGTGATGGAAACCCGGAATGGTTTAAACGGTTGTCCAGTGAGGATGGATGGTTTGTAATGGCAGAAATTGTGAGAACTGCCTCTTCTG CTAGTTTTGGTGAGGATTGGTTGAAGTTGCTTCTTTCAAGAATATGCCTCGAAGAGTCTCAATTGCCCGTGTTGTTTTCCAAATTGCAGTTTGCGGATGTTCCTAAGGTTGAAGTTGCTGAGTCAAAAGATGATCACTTTTCATTTGAACAAGCATTTCTTCTGCGAATCCTATCAGAAATCTTGAATGAACGGCATAAAGATGTTACTGTTTCAAAGGATGTTGCATTGTTTGTTTTTGGGATATTCAAGAATTCTATTGGGGTTCTTGAACATGCAACGAGAGGGAAGTCTGGTCTTCCTAGTGGCTTTGTTGGGGTTGATGTTCTTGGCTACTCTCTTACCATACTGAGGGACATTTGTGCTCAAGATGGTGTGAGAGGTAATACAGAGGATTCAAATGATGTTGTTGATGCGCTATTGTCATATGGCCTCATAGAGTTGCTTTTGTATTTGCTTGAAGCCCTTGAACCTCCAGCAATAATCAGGAGAGGACTCAAACAATGTGAGAATCAAGATGGTGCTAGTTGTTCCTTCAAACCATGCCCTTATAAGGGCTTCAGGCGAGACATAGTTGCACTTATTGGCAACTGTGTTTATAGAAGGAAGCATGCACAAGATGAAATCCGACACAGGAATGGAATTCTACTTCTATTGCAGCAGTGTGTTACTGATGAAGATAATCCTTTCCTGAGAGAATGGGGCATATGGTCTGTAAGGAATATGTTGGAGGGCAACGATGAGAACCAAAAGGTAGTTGCTGAATTGGAGATTCAAGGATCTGCTGATGTGCCTGAAATTACTTCACTTGGTCTCCGAGTGGAAGTTGATCAGAGAACCAGACGTGCAAAGCTTGTAAACATCCCGTGA
- the LOC114396815 gene encoding serine/threonine-protein kinase STN8, chloroplastic-like, producing the protein MASLLSTTATTLQHNHTICFSPVKPTTANTIPFSTNRCFKNNSAKCNAFFDKFPKDLLETTFHLDQFPVFQSVIVKFQNVTEDLSDVQRWGLVILAGLTWAYFTARPGVLVGAIDAFLLAPIQLVLDSLSGRRNLKRTDFLVGDKLGEGSFGVVYSGVLVPRNVDVQEWMQKSGRDKVAKLDAKSKDKVVLKKVKVGIEGAEEFGDFEEWFNYRLSRAAPETCAKFLGSFVADKTNSQFTKGGKWLVWKFEGGRSLADYMADQSFPSNLESIMFGRVLQGVDSSKRNALIIKQIMRQIITSLKKIHDIGIVHRDVKPANLVVTKRGQIKLIDFGAATDLRIGKNYVPNRTPLDRDYCPPELYVLPEETLSLPPEPIAAFLSPILWQLNSPDLFDMYSAGIVLLQMAIPTLRSPAALKNFNLEIRTCGYDLNKWRASTRMRSDFQILDSDSSRGWDLATKLISKRGSQRRGRLSAAAALRHPYFLLGGDQAAAVLSKLSLSTK; encoded by the exons ATGGCTTCTCTGCTCTCTACAACTGCAACCACACTTCAACATAATCACACAATCTGCTTCTCCCCTGTCAAACCCACCACCGCAAATACCATTCCCTTCTCAACAAACCGTTGTTTCAAGAACAACTCTGCAAAGTGCAATgctttttttgataaattccCCAAAGACTTGTTGGAGACCACTTTTCATTTGGACCAGTTCCCTGTCTTCCAATCAGTGATAGTGAAGTTTCAGAATGTAACTGAAGACTTATCAGACGTGCAGAGGTGGGGGCTTGTGATCCTAGCAGGGCTGACATGGGCTTATTTCACCGCGAGGCCCGGTGTTCTCGTCGGCGCCATTGATGCATTCCTCTTGGCTCCTATCCAACTGGTTTTGGACAGTTTATCTGGAAGGAGGAATCTGAAGAGGACTGATTTTCTTGTTGGAGATAAGCTTGGAGAAGGGTCATTTGGTGTTGTTTATTCGGGTGTTTTGGTCCCAAGGAATGTGGATGTGCAAGAGTGGATGCAGAAAAGTGGAAGGGACAAGGTGGCTAAGTTGGATGCCAAATCTAAGGATAAAGTCGTTCTTAAAAAG GTAAAGGTTGGAATTGAAGGAGCAGAGGAATTTGGTGATTTTGAAGAGTGGTTCAATTATAGACTCTCTAGAGCAGCTCCTGAAACATGTGCTAAGTTTCTTGGTAGTTTTGTAGCTGATAAAACCAATTCACAGTTCACAAAAGGTGGAAAATGGCTTGTTTGGAAGTTTGAG GGAGGCCGATCTCTTGCTGATTACATGGCTGATCAAAGCTTCCCTTCAAACTTAGAGTCTATCATGTTTGGACGTGTCTTGCAAGGCGTCGACTCTTCTAAACGAAATGCATTGATCATCAAGCAAATAATGCGCCAGATAATTACATCTCTTAAGAAAATTCACGACATAGGCATTGTACACAGGGATGTTAAGCCTGCCAACTTGGTGGTTACCAAACGGGGGCAGATTAAACTCATTGATTTTGGTGCTGCGACAGACCTTCGAATTGGAAAGAATTATGTTCCTAATCGTACCCCTTTGGATCGTGACTACTGTCCCCCTGAGCTATACGTGTTACCAGAAGAAACACTAAGTCTCCCACCAGAGCCTATTGCAGCTTTCCTTTCACCCATCTTGTGGCAG TTAAACAGTCCTGATCTGTTTGATATGTATTCTGCCGGGATTGTACTCCTGCAAATGGCAATACCAACCTTAAGGTCTCCAGCTGCTTTGAAGAATTTCAATTTGGAGATAAGAACATGTGGATATGATTTGAACAAATGGAGGGCATCTACTCGCATGAGGTCTGACTTCCAAATTCTTGATAGTGACTCTAGTAGAGGGTGGGACTTAGCAACAAAGCTTATCTCCAAGAGAGGTTCCCAAAGAAGAGGACGCTTATCTGCTGCTGCTGCCTTGAGGCACCCTTATTTCCTTCTGGGTGGGGATCAGGCAGCCGCAGTTCTTTCTAAGTTAAGCTTAAGCACAAAGTGA
- the LOC114396816 gene encoding mannan endo-1,4-beta-mannosidase 6-like produces the protein MERFGVRIISLILLLMLTKNLSSNALGDSMKDEEGLKEDQNEMENSLSNYDEMRGMKDDDWQMVQKKGNHFVVNDKPFYVNGFNTYWLMVFAADESTRGKVTEVFKQASSVGMTVCRTWAFNDGQWRALQKSPSVYDEEVFKALDFVVSEAKKYKIRLILSLANNWEAYGGKAQYVKWGNAAGLNLTSDDDFFSHPTLRSYYKAHVKTVLNRVNTFTNITYKEDPTIFAWELMNEPRCTSDPTGDKLQDWIQEMAFHVKKIDPKHLVEVGVEGFYGPSTPQRTQFNPNTYATQVGTDFIRNHLVLGVDFASVHIYADSWISQQIADTHIPFIKSWMEAHIEDAEKYLGMPVVFAEFGVSSKDPGYNSSYRDTVISTVYSTILNSTKKGGSGAGSLLWQFFPDGTDNMDDGYAIVLSKSPSTSGIIQLQSTRLALFNSLCNTKCNWGCKKKKLLEEILYRDEL, from the exons ATGGAGAGATTTGGAGTACGCATTATttctttgattcttcttttgatgcTTACTAAAAATTTAAGTTCCAATGCACTTGGTGACAGTATGAAGGATGAGGAAGGACTCAAAGAAGAccaaaatgaaatggaaaattcTCTCTCAAATTATGA TGAAATGAGGGGCATGAAAGATGATGATTGGCAGATGGTGCAAAAGAAGGGAAACCATTTTGTGGTGAATGACAAGCCTTTCTATGTCAATGGATTCAACACATATTGGCTTATGGTATTTGCTGCAGATGAGTCCACCAGAGGAAAGGTCACTGAGGTGTTCAAACAAGCATCCTCAGTTGGTATGACAGTTTGTAGGACTTGGGCATTCAATGATGGGCAGTGGAGGGCCCTACAGAAATCCCCATCAGTTTATGATGAAGAAGTTTTCAAG GCTTTGGACTTTGTGGTAAGTGAAGCAAAGAAATACAAAATCAGGCTTATCTTATCATTGGCCAACAACTGGGAGGCATATGGAGGCAAAGCACAATATGTGAAATGGGGCAATGCTGCTGGCCTTAACTTGACCTCTGATGATGACTTCTTCTCACATCCAACTCTTAGAAGCTACTACAAGGCCCATGTTAAG ACTGTGCTCAATAGAGTTAACACATTCACAAACATCACTTATAAGGAAGATCCAACAATTTTCGCTTGGGAGTTGATGAATGAGCCTCGTTGCACCTCAGATCCCACGGGTGACAAGTTACAG GATTGGATACAAGAAATGGCATTCCATGTGAAGAAAATTGATCCAAAGCACCTAGTGGAGGTTGGAGTAGAAGGATTTTATGGCCCATCAACACCTCAGAGAACTCAGTTCAATCCCAACACATATGCTACACAGGTTGGAACTGATTTTATCAGGAACCACCTGGTTCTTGGAGTGGACTTCGCTTCTGTTCACATATATGCTGACTCTTG GATTTCACAACAAATTGCTGATACACATATCCCATTTATCAAATCATGGATGGAAGCCCACATAGAGGATGCTGAAAAGTATCTTGGAATGCCAGTTGTTTTTGCTGAGTTTGGTGTATCTTCCAAAGACCCTGGCTACAATTCATCATATAGAGACACAGTTATAAGCACTGTGTACAGTACCATCCTAAACTCCACAAAGAAAGGAGGGAGTGGGGCTGGAAGCCTTTTGTGGCAATTTTTTCCTGATGGAACCGATAACATGGATGATGGGTATGCAATTGTTCTCTCAAAATCCCCTTCCACCTCAGGCATTATACAACTTCAATCCACTAGGCTTGCACTGTTTAATTCCTTGTGCAACACTAAATGCAATTGGGGttgtaagaagaagaaattgttGGAGGAAATACTCTATCGAGACGAACTGTGA